The following are encoded together in the Streptomyces sp. NBC_00341 genome:
- a CDS encoding squamosa promoter-binding protein 15 has product MSWVANVMMSVDMSDGASVEALSEWLRTDAPRRAQPQAYGVGFLKLLTGPETNQWGGWKHPECEVWAGALNHADLDAFKERVFETPWREPNLVQLLVMDQEEGFFRMWMIRDNELLQFAPLQPNEGDAGFYMGW; this is encoded by the coding sequence ATGAGCTGGGTGGCGAACGTGATGATGTCGGTTGACATGTCCGACGGGGCGAGTGTGGAGGCGTTGAGCGAGTGGTTGCGGACAGACGCCCCTCGTCGTGCCCAACCGCAGGCTTATGGGGTCGGCTTCTTGAAGCTGCTCACCGGCCCTGAGACGAACCAATGGGGTGGCTGGAAGCATCCCGAGTGCGAAGTGTGGGCGGGTGCCCTCAACCATGCCGACCTCGACGCCTTCAAGGAGCGAGTGTTTGAGACGCCGTGGCGCGAACCGAACCTGGTGCAACTTCTGGTGATGGATCAGGAGGAGGGTTTCTTCCGTATGTGGATGATCCGAGACAACGAACTGCTTCAGTTCGCACCGCTGCAGCCGAACGAGGGGGACGCGGGCTTCTACATGGGCTGGTGA
- a CDS encoding carbohydrate ABC transporter permease — protein sequence MSSQALSTPRRTGAPGRTAHASRTGSRRSVGRIVVGVVLAAYAAVSVYPFLWMVSAAFKTNAEVQEGGHLIPHHPTLQTFSDTWNKLDFFDYFLNSVKVTVLTTVLVVVIYSAASYAFSVLDFPGKKWLYRLFLVLLFVPGVVTLLPIVLLESKLDILGTHWGLILPFVNGSAPLAILMLTSSFNSVPTELREAARMDGAGELRIFSRIYLPLARPAIVTIALLTAIPTWNEYQLTRISLNDPHSYTLPIALQTMQSSNVVQYNSLMAAALIMVVPVIALFLCAQRYFVNGLMGAVKG from the coding sequence ATGAGCAGCCAAGCGCTCAGCACCCCGCGCCGCACCGGCGCCCCGGGCCGCACCGCCCACGCGAGCCGAACCGGAAGCCGCAGGTCCGTCGGCCGGATCGTCGTCGGCGTCGTCCTCGCCGCCTACGCGGCCGTCAGCGTCTACCCCTTCCTGTGGATGGTGTCCGCGGCCTTCAAGACCAACGCGGAGGTCCAGGAGGGCGGGCACCTCATCCCGCACCACCCCACCCTCCAGACCTTCAGCGACACCTGGAACAAGCTCGACTTCTTCGACTACTTCCTCAACAGCGTCAAGGTCACCGTCCTCACGACGGTCCTCGTCGTGGTCATCTACTCGGCCGCCTCCTACGCCTTCTCGGTGCTGGATTTCCCGGGCAAGAAATGGCTGTACCGGCTGTTCCTCGTGCTCCTCTTCGTTCCCGGCGTCGTCACCCTGCTGCCGATCGTGCTCCTGGAGAGCAAGCTCGACATCCTCGGCACCCACTGGGGCCTGATCCTGCCCTTCGTGAACGGCAGCGCCCCCCTCGCGATCCTCATGCTCACCAGCTCCTTCAACTCCGTCCCCACCGAGCTTCGCGAGGCGGCCCGCATGGACGGCGCGGGCGAACTGCGCATCTTCAGCCGCATCTACCTGCCCCTGGCCCGCCCCGCGATCGTCACGATCGCGCTGCTCACAGCCATCCCGACGTGGAACGAGTACCAGCTCACCCGTATCTCGCTGAACGATCCGCACAGCTACACCCTGCCGATCGCGCTCCAGACGATGCAGTCCTCCAACGTCGTGCAGTACAACTCGCTGATGGCAGCGGCACTGATCATGGTGGTACCCGTGATCGCCCTGTTCCTCTGCGCACAGCGCTACTTCGTGAACGGACTGATGGGAGCGGTCAAGGGATGA
- a CDS encoding enolase C-terminal domain-like protein, producing MTPPERAAGAVTPRSPSSPSPDAGTSPGAVPAPGEVLASAPWASADPDALRVTAVRTFLCAPQGCPYVIVRVETNQPGLYGLGCASDPQRTRAIRSVVDDYYGPMLVGRDPSDIEDLHRLLLNSGYWRGGSIGQNALAGVDVALWDIKGKVAGLPLYQLLGGRVRQAADAYTHVDGFEAGEIAEKVLAAAEGGYRHVRVQVAVPGTDTYGTAPRDEAERRRRALRSGSWDSLGYLRHVPPVLREIRDRVGPDVELLHDAHERLAPSQARELVHEVEDARLFFLEDALAPEDAAHFGQLRAAGSVPLAVGELYHDIGMYLPLLEARVIDFARIRIPTLGGLTPTRKLVAAVELFGARTAPHGPGDVSPVGMAANLALDISSPAFGVQEAAAFREATREVFPGTPVPERGRLHPSPLPGLGVDFDESAAAKYPVTAPLEHDRWALLRNTDGSVQRP from the coding sequence ATGACTCCACCGGAACGAGCAGCGGGCGCGGTGACTCCGCGCTCCCCCTCGTCCCCCTCACCGGACGCCGGCACGTCGCCCGGTGCTGTCCCGGCGCCGGGCGAGGTGCTGGCATCCGCGCCGTGGGCCTCGGCCGACCCCGACGCGCTACGCGTGACGGCCGTACGCACCTTCCTGTGCGCCCCACAGGGTTGCCCGTACGTCATCGTGCGCGTCGAGACCAACCAGCCCGGACTGTACGGCCTGGGCTGTGCGAGCGATCCGCAGCGCACCCGCGCGATCCGCTCGGTGGTCGACGACTACTACGGGCCGATGCTCGTGGGGCGCGACCCTTCGGACATCGAGGACCTGCACCGGCTGCTGCTCAACAGCGGCTACTGGCGGGGTGGTTCGATCGGACAGAACGCGCTGGCCGGGGTGGACGTAGCGCTGTGGGACATCAAGGGCAAGGTCGCAGGACTGCCCCTTTACCAGCTGCTCGGCGGCCGGGTCCGACAGGCAGCGGACGCGTACACCCACGTCGACGGCTTCGAGGCCGGGGAGATCGCCGAGAAGGTGCTCGCCGCGGCCGAGGGCGGCTATCGCCACGTCCGCGTCCAGGTCGCCGTCCCCGGTACCGACACCTACGGCACCGCCCCGCGCGACGAGGCCGAACGGCGCCGCCGGGCGCTGCGCTCGGGCAGCTGGGACTCGCTGGGCTATCTGCGCCACGTGCCGCCCGTCCTGCGCGAGATCCGTGACCGGGTCGGCCCCGACGTCGAGTTGCTGCACGACGCGCACGAGCGGCTGGCGCCCTCGCAGGCCCGCGAGCTGGTCCACGAGGTCGAGGACGCGCGGCTGTTCTTCCTGGAGGACGCGCTGGCGCCCGAGGACGCGGCGCACTTCGGGCAGTTGCGGGCAGCCGGCTCGGTGCCGCTGGCGGTCGGCGAGCTGTACCACGACATCGGGATGTACCTGCCGCTGCTGGAGGCACGGGTCATCGACTTCGCGCGCATCCGGATCCCCACGCTGGGCGGGCTGACCCCGACCAGGAAGCTGGTCGCGGCGGTCGAGCTGTTCGGCGCGCGCACCGCGCCGCACGGTCCCGGCGACGTGAGCCCGGTGGGCATGGCGGCCAACCTCGCGCTCGACATCAGCTCCCCGGCCTTCGGCGTCCAGGAGGCGGCGGCCTTCAGGGAGGCGACGCGCGAGGTCTTCCCGGGCACGCCGGTGCCCGAGAGGGGGCGGCTGCACCCCTCGCCGCTGCCCGGTCTCGGCGTGGATTTCGACGAGTCGGCAGCCGCGAAGTACCCGGTGACGGCACCACTGGAGCACGACCGCTGGGCGCTGCTGCGCAACACGGACGGCAGCGTGCAGCGGCCGTAG
- a CDS encoding NAD-dependent epimerase/dehydratase family protein, with the protein MSERTERTATAGTGPKATVLVTGAAGGIGRTVVAHLIGAGYRVVGADLERGDADEGCTAFVTGDLTDAKTVTECFATARETAGEAGLAGVVHLAAYPAPGIVAEDETLRANVLAAYLVYQEAGRTGVPRVVAASSASAVGLAWADRELHPVYVPVDEDHPNLTVDSYGLSKVMSEEAAAFTTRRWGTTTVMLRFPFVGADERLRERLDEVHRDPAGNRRELWGWLHTEDAAASVAAALHAELEGHHVINICAPDSAALEPSLSLLAAHHPDTRVRQGFGDHDAFFDTTRSQELLGFTARHTWR; encoded by the coding sequence ATGAGCGAGCGAACCGAACGGACAGCAACGGCCGGCACGGGCCCGAAGGCAACCGTCCTGGTGACCGGGGCAGCCGGCGGAATCGGACGAACAGTCGTCGCCCACCTCATCGGCGCCGGCTACCGCGTCGTCGGAGCCGACCTCGAGCGCGGGGACGCGGACGAGGGCTGCACGGCCTTCGTGACCGGCGACCTCACCGACGCCAAGACCGTCACCGAGTGCTTCGCCACCGCCCGGGAAACCGCCGGGGAGGCGGGGCTCGCCGGAGTCGTCCACCTCGCCGCCTACCCGGCACCCGGCATCGTCGCCGAGGACGAGACCCTGCGCGCCAACGTCCTCGCCGCGTATTTGGTGTACCAGGAGGCGGGCCGCACCGGAGTGCCCCGCGTGGTGGCCGCCTCCAGCGCCTCCGCCGTCGGCCTCGCCTGGGCCGACCGCGAACTGCACCCCGTCTACGTGCCGGTGGACGAGGACCACCCGAACCTCACGGTCGACTCCTACGGCCTGTCCAAGGTCATGTCGGAAGAGGCCGCCGCGTTCACCACCCGCCGTTGGGGCACCACCACCGTCATGCTCCGCTTCCCCTTCGTCGGCGCCGATGAACGGCTGCGCGAACGCCTCGACGAGGTCCACCGCGACCCGGCGGGCAACCGACGCGAACTATGGGGCTGGCTGCACACCGAAGACGCAGCGGCCTCCGTAGCGGCGGCACTGCACGCGGAACTGGAGGGCCACCACGTCATCAACATCTGCGCACCCGACAGCGCCGCCCTGGAACCGAGCCTCAGCCTGCTCGCCGCACACCACCCGGACACCCGGGTGCGCCAGGGCTTCGGCGACCACGATGCGTTCTTCGACACGACGCGCAGCCAGGAACTGCTGGGATTCACGGCACGGCACACCTGGCGCTGA
- a CDS encoding ABC transporter substrate-binding protein yields MAALQAAAKKFTAETGTKVNIQAVTPDDAFLTKVQAAARTNDLPDVLEVHANGDDLAFGGAGLLEDLSKDVDRTWLDQYLPQVLADGTVTEDVYRNSQTEGSKTQGVEKGQRFSVPLTVGTQGVVYMNKSRAEEAGITEAPTTWEGFVDALAKIKKAHPSNGGMTIGVKQPSTALEWLMQPMAYGMLGKDRFEALFGPDAAKGWSSADGQKVLNTYNQVTPYWVPGTQSKGIDEADLAFAQGKASFDIGGTYTLAFLAENGYDADNLMTFPVPPPKDAAIPRLQLSPFSLTGLSVTKKSEHKTEALKWLKFLSRDGIAADFGKQALDVPPNALDKNQSKTLGPVLNSMETAFGSGAKAYNAGYTAYRPSLYDPGKVGAVLAQFTPLKSRTAKSTGAQMSSMIKSYWAEQKK; encoded by the coding sequence GTGGCCGCCCTGCAGGCGGCCGCCAAGAAGTTCACCGCCGAGACCGGGACAAAGGTGAACATCCAGGCGGTGACGCCGGACGACGCGTTCCTGACCAAGGTCCAGGCCGCCGCCCGTACCAACGACCTGCCCGACGTGCTCGAAGTGCACGCCAACGGCGACGACCTGGCCTTCGGCGGCGCGGGACTCCTGGAGGACCTCTCCAAGGACGTCGACCGCACCTGGCTCGACCAGTACCTCCCACAGGTCCTGGCCGACGGCACCGTCACCGAGGACGTCTACCGGAACTCGCAGACCGAAGGCTCCAAGACCCAGGGCGTCGAGAAGGGGCAGCGCTTCAGCGTGCCGCTCACCGTCGGCACCCAGGGCGTCGTCTACATGAACAAGAGCCGCGCCGAAGAGGCCGGCATCACCGAGGCGCCCACCACCTGGGAGGGCTTCGTCGACGCGCTCGCGAAGATAAAGAAGGCCCACCCGTCCAACGGCGGGATGACCATCGGCGTCAAGCAGCCCTCGACCGCCCTGGAATGGCTGATGCAGCCCATGGCCTACGGGATGCTCGGCAAGGACAGGTTCGAGGCGCTCTTCGGCCCCGACGCCGCCAAGGGCTGGTCCTCCGCCGACGGTCAGAAGGTCCTGAACACCTACAACCAGGTCACCCCGTACTGGGTGCCAGGCACCCAGTCCAAGGGCATCGACGAGGCCGACCTCGCCTTCGCCCAGGGCAAGGCGTCCTTCGATATCGGCGGCACCTACACCCTCGCCTTCCTCGCCGAGAACGGCTACGACGCCGACAACCTCATGACCTTCCCGGTGCCCCCGCCGAAGGACGCCGCGATCCCCCGCCTCCAGCTCTCCCCGTTCTCCCTGACCGGCCTCTCCGTCACCAAGAAGTCGGAACACAAGACCGAGGCGCTGAAGTGGCTGAAGTTCCTTTCACGTGACGGAATCGCCGCCGACTTCGGGAAACAGGCACTCGACGTGCCGCCGAACGCTCTCGACAAGAACCAGAGCAAAACGCTCGGACCCGTCCTGAATTCCATGGAAACCGCATTCGGTTCCGGCGCGAAAGCATACAACGCCGGATATACCGCCTACCGGCCCAGCCTGTACGACCCCGGAAAGGTCGGTGCCGTGCTGGCCCAGTTCACACCGCTGAAATCGCGCACCGCGAAGAGCACGGGTGCCCAGATGAGTTCGATGATCAAGTCTTACTGGGCGGAGCAGAAGAAATGA
- a CDS encoding glycoside hydrolase family 71/99-like protein — MSISRRSFVLSGAAVAAAAAGGVAATQAGASPAPAAGPAGSPAGDVVGKITVGYQGWFACKGDSAPIDGWWHWSPDMSKAPAQGASSAKSWPDVSDYTHTYPTAMADLNGGGEAALFSSWDQQSVDTHFRWMRENNIDTAALQRFNPFSPEGPTRDGMAQKVRQAAEANGRKFYIMYDVTGWTSMQSEIKQDWTEKMKAHTSSGAYAQQNGKPVVCVWGFGFSDDARPFDPAPCLDVVNWFKDQGCYVIGGVPTHWRTGTEDSRAGFGDVYRAFHMISPWMVGRIGSAEQSDQFYRDINTPDQADCETHGIDYQPCVMPGDLQEGHRAHGDFMWRQFYNMKRVGAQGIYISMFDEYNEGNQVAKTAATAADVPSGSGVKALDEDGTTCSSDYYLRLTGDGGRMLKGELPLTETRPTPTTV, encoded by the coding sequence ATGAGTATCTCCCGACGTTCCTTCGTCCTGTCCGGCGCCGCCGTGGCGGCCGCGGCGGCAGGTGGTGTCGCGGCGACGCAGGCCGGCGCGTCCCCCGCGCCTGCCGCGGGCCCGGCCGGCTCCCCCGCGGGTGATGTGGTCGGCAAGATAACCGTCGGCTACCAGGGCTGGTTCGCGTGCAAGGGCGACAGCGCCCCGATCGACGGTTGGTGGCACTGGAGCCCCGACATGAGCAAGGCGCCCGCGCAGGGTGCGAGCAGCGCCAAGTCCTGGCCCGACGTGTCGGACTACACGCACACCTACCCCACCGCGATGGCGGACCTGAACGGCGGCGGCGAGGCCGCTCTGTTCTCGTCCTGGGACCAGCAGTCCGTGGACACCCACTTCCGGTGGATGCGGGAGAACAACATCGACACCGCCGCGCTCCAGCGCTTCAACCCCTTCAGCCCGGAGGGCCCCACGCGCGACGGCATGGCGCAGAAGGTGCGGCAGGCGGCGGAAGCGAACGGCCGGAAGTTCTACATCATGTACGACGTCACCGGCTGGACCTCGATGCAGTCCGAGATCAAGCAGGACTGGACCGAGAAGATGAAGGCGCACACCTCCTCCGGTGCCTACGCGCAGCAGAACGGCAAGCCGGTGGTGTGCGTATGGGGCTTCGGGTTCAGCGACGACGCCCGCCCCTTCGACCCGGCCCCGTGCCTCGATGTCGTCAACTGGTTCAAGGACCAGGGCTGTTACGTCATCGGTGGGGTGCCTACTCACTGGCGCACCGGCACCGAGGACTCGCGGGCCGGCTTCGGGGACGTCTACCGCGCCTTCCACATGATCTCGCCGTGGATGGTGGGCCGTATCGGCAGCGCCGAGCAGTCCGACCAGTTCTACCGCGACATCAACACCCCCGACCAGGCGGACTGCGAAACGCACGGCATCGACTACCAGCCGTGTGTGATGCCCGGTGACCTCCAGGAGGGGCATCGGGCCCACGGGGACTTCATGTGGCGGCAGTTCTACAACATGAAGCGGGTGGGCGCGCAGGGCATCTACATCTCGATGTTCGACGAGTACAACGAGGGCAACCAGGTCGCGAAGACGGCGGCGACCGCCGCCGACGTGCCGTCCGGCTCCGGGGTCAAGGCGCTGGACGAGGACGGCACCACCTGCTCCTCGGACTACTACCTGCGGCTGACCGGCGACGGCGGGCGCATGCTCAAGGGTGAGCTTCCGCTGACCGAGACCCGGCCCACCCCCACCACGGTGTAG
- a CDS encoding beta-xylosidase — MPGDISVSALAHAPATPLPHYWSRVVGAGRANEGLRADWQRQLTEAHAACGFEYIRFHGLFHDDMFVYTETEDGEPVYNFQYVDALFDFLLDLGIRPFVEFGFSPRALARETNTVFWWGAHGSPPTDLGKWGALIARITRHWITRYGLEEVRSWYFEVWNEANLWGFFHGTRSEYFELYEVTARAVKDVDAQLRVGGPATSNFVPDERFGGESEDVSRRIVAGRDDIDDLDWRPVWMQAFLDFCVERELPVDFVSTHPYPTDWALDEHGQGEKLTRSKDATPADLALLRELIAKSAYPDAEIHLTEWSSSSSPRDHTHDTLPAATYVTRSLLHSLDTVHSLSYWTFTDVFEEGGAGDELFHGGFGMITLPGIPKPTFHAYRMLHALGDELIERGEDHVLTRHAASGRLTALVHHYPREEPKSVPASFDSREVAETTQAKGTPRRLALELGGLPAGTPFRVEVLDAEHGNAIGAWHALGSPAAPTREQLAHIDRQARATDVRTVLAGQDGVLRLDTVLTPWSLALVEQL; from the coding sequence ATGCCGGGCGACATCTCCGTCAGCGCCCTCGCGCACGCCCCCGCGACGCCGCTGCCGCACTACTGGAGCCGCGTCGTCGGTGCAGGCCGGGCCAACGAGGGACTGCGGGCCGACTGGCAGCGCCAGCTCACCGAGGCGCACGCGGCCTGCGGGTTCGAGTACATCCGCTTCCACGGACTCTTCCACGACGACATGTTCGTCTACACGGAGACCGAGGACGGCGAACCCGTCTACAACTTCCAGTACGTCGACGCGCTCTTCGACTTCCTGCTCGACCTCGGAATCCGCCCCTTCGTCGAGTTCGGCTTCAGCCCGCGCGCCCTGGCCCGTGAGACCAACACCGTCTTCTGGTGGGGCGCGCACGGCTCCCCGCCCACGGACCTCGGCAAGTGGGGCGCCCTCATCGCGCGCATCACCCGCCACTGGATCACCCGCTACGGCCTCGAAGAGGTCCGCTCCTGGTACTTCGAGGTGTGGAACGAGGCCAACCTCTGGGGCTTCTTCCACGGCACCCGCTCCGAGTACTTCGAGCTGTACGAGGTGACAGCGCGCGCGGTCAAGGACGTGGACGCCCAACTGCGCGTCGGCGGCCCCGCGACCTCCAACTTCGTGCCCGACGAGCGCTTCGGCGGCGAGTCCGAGGACGTCTCCCGGCGCATCGTGGCCGGCCGCGACGACATCGACGACCTCGACTGGCGCCCGGTGTGGATGCAGGCGTTCCTCGACTTCTGCGTCGAGCGCGAGCTGCCCGTCGACTTCGTCTCCACCCACCCGTACCCCACGGACTGGGCACTCGACGAACACGGCCAGGGCGAGAAGCTCACCCGCAGCAAGGACGCCACCCCGGCCGACCTCGCGCTGCTGCGCGAACTGATCGCCAAGAGCGCCTACCCGGACGCCGAGATCCACCTCACCGAGTGGTCCTCGTCCTCCTCGCCGCGCGACCACACGCACGACACACTGCCCGCGGCCACCTATGTGACGCGCTCACTGCTGCACTCCCTCGACACCGTGCACTCGCTGTCGTACTGGACCTTCACGGACGTGTTCGAGGAGGGCGGAGCCGGCGACGAGCTGTTCCACGGCGGCTTCGGCATGATCACGCTGCCCGGTATCCCCAAGCCCACCTTCCACGCCTACCGCATGCTGCACGCGCTCGGCGACGAGCTGATCGAACGCGGCGAGGACCACGTCCTGACCCGGCACGCGGCCAGTGGCAGGCTCACCGCGCTCGTTCACCACTACCCGCGGGAGGAACCCAAGTCGGTGCCCGCCTCCTTCGACAGCCGCGAGGTTGCCGAGACCACCCAGGCCAAGGGCACCCCCCGCCGACTCGCCCTCGAACTGGGCGGACTGCCCGCGGGCACCCCCTTCCGGGTGGAGGTGCTGGACGCCGAGCACGGCAACGCGATCGGCGCCTGGCACGCGCTCGGCTCCCCGGCAGCGCCCACCCGCGAACAGCTCGCCCACATCGACCGGCAGGCCCGCGCCACCGACGTGCGCACCGTCCTCGCCGGCCAGGACGGTGTCCTGCGCCTCGACACCGTCCTCACCCCCTGGTCGCTCGCCCTGGTCGAGCAGCTCTGA
- a CDS encoding ROK family transcriptional regulator, with protein MTSKRASAGKASIRRGTNLPRMGDFNESVVLDAIRRDRAGLSRVELAEATGLSAQTVSNITRRLIDQGVAHETGKQSSGSGKPRTLLQVAPGARYAIGVHLDPAVITYVLLDLLGTVVAQRSEPTPRGGDTDTVMTGMAASVSGLVGDSGVDRDRVLGLGIAAPGPIDATRGLVVDPPELPGWGSVPLRDRLSEETGYAALLDKDVIAAAVAERWSGAATESRNFLFFYLGTGSGMGLVVDDTVLRGSSGNVGEVGGLGAACSTRALVEEAIELAVLGHEFTPTDPQDAQRSLQHLASLAAGGEPRAGSIIDRWGVRIGRGVSAAATLLDSDTIVFGGPIWALLADRLLAVIEPMVAQSPFVKQSHPTTVTSTAIGENVAAVGAASLVLDRSLSAQPMSLLLR; from the coding sequence GTGACGAGCAAAAGGGCGAGTGCCGGGAAGGCGTCGATCCGGCGCGGCACGAACCTGCCCCGCATGGGCGACTTCAACGAATCCGTCGTCCTCGACGCGATCCGCCGGGACCGCGCGGGCCTCAGCCGCGTGGAACTCGCCGAGGCCACGGGGCTGTCCGCGCAGACCGTCTCCAACATCACCCGCCGCCTCATCGACCAGGGCGTCGCCCACGAGACCGGCAAGCAGAGCAGCGGCAGCGGCAAACCCCGCACTCTCCTCCAGGTCGCGCCCGGCGCGCGCTACGCCATCGGCGTGCACCTCGACCCCGCCGTCATCACCTACGTCCTGCTCGACCTGCTCGGCACGGTCGTCGCCCAGCGCAGCGAACCCACCCCGCGCGGCGGCGACACCGACACCGTCATGACGGGCATGGCCGCCTCGGTGAGCGGACTGGTCGGCGACTCCGGCGTGGACCGCGACCGGGTCCTCGGCCTCGGCATCGCGGCGCCGGGCCCCATCGACGCGACCCGCGGGCTCGTCGTGGACCCGCCCGAACTCCCCGGCTGGGGCAGCGTCCCGCTGCGCGACCGGCTCAGCGAGGAGACCGGCTACGCGGCCCTGCTCGACAAGGACGTCATCGCCGCCGCCGTCGCGGAACGCTGGTCGGGCGCGGCCACCGAGAGCCGCAACTTCCTCTTCTTCTACCTCGGCACCGGCTCTGGCATGGGCCTGGTCGTGGACGACACGGTGCTGCGCGGCTCCTCCGGCAACGTCGGCGAGGTCGGCGGGCTCGGCGCCGCCTGCTCGACCCGCGCCCTCGTCGAAGAGGCCATCGAACTCGCCGTACTGGGGCATGAGTTCACGCCAACCGATCCGCAGGACGCGCAGCGCAGCCTCCAGCACCTCGCGTCCCTCGCGGCCGGTGGCGAGCCGCGCGCCGGCAGCATCATCGACCGCTGGGGCGTGCGCATCGGACGCGGGGTCAGCGCGGCGGCGACCCTGCTGGACTCCGACACCATCGTGTTCGGCGGCCCCATCTGGGCGCTGCTGGCCGACCGGCTGCTGGCCGTGATCGAACCCATGGTCGCGCAGTCCCCGTTCGTCAAGCAGAGCCATCCCACGACGGTCACTTCGACGGCCATAGGCGAGAACGTCGCCGCAGTCGGCGCGGCCTCCCTGGTCCTGGACCGCAGCCTGTCGGCCCAGCCGATGTCCCTGCTGCTGCGCTGA
- a CDS encoding carbohydrate ABC transporter permease yields MTTETGTVRGVRPAGNGHGDGNRTAAGAPRGRGPLGRMREKRKQAAWGYLFVAPAILLFALMGVYTIVYGFSLSFAQWNGFWPEWHWKGFKNYTDLLGGSPTYWPIVKKAATNTLWVVIGVPLLTVLVAFPLALVLNSVKRFQGILRSIYFLPYVTTGIAVYFAWNYILEPGGAINLLLKTVGLGSLQEPQGWLGNPHTALPTMIVVMVWSAVPVAMLLYLTGLQSLDGSLLEAAQIDGAGWLRSTTTIVWPLMKPITVVVILLNVRDSLQGFQSFLIMTNGGPGDSTSVLGLETYRLAFLNELSPTLGLASALGWLLFIAALVVAFINQRAMRRMG; encoded by the coding sequence ATGACCACAGAAACCGGTACGGTGCGGGGCGTGCGCCCCGCCGGGAATGGGCACGGGGACGGCAACCGCACCGCGGCCGGGGCGCCCCGCGGCCGCGGACCGCTCGGCAGAATGCGCGAGAAGCGCAAGCAGGCCGCCTGGGGCTATCTCTTCGTCGCCCCCGCGATCCTCCTGTTCGCCCTCATGGGCGTCTACACGATCGTCTACGGCTTCTCGCTCAGCTTCGCCCAGTGGAATGGCTTCTGGCCCGAATGGCACTGGAAGGGCTTCAAGAACTACACCGACCTGCTCGGCGGCAGCCCCACCTACTGGCCCATCGTGAAGAAGGCCGCGACCAACACCCTGTGGGTCGTCATCGGTGTTCCTCTCCTCACGGTCCTCGTCGCCTTCCCCCTCGCCCTCGTCCTCAACTCCGTCAAACGATTCCAGGGCATCCTGCGCTCCATCTATTTCCTGCCGTACGTCACGACCGGAATCGCCGTGTACTTCGCCTGGAACTACATCCTGGAGCCGGGCGGCGCGATCAACCTGCTGCTCAAGACCGTCGGCCTCGGATCCCTCCAGGAGCCGCAGGGCTGGCTCGGCAACCCGCACACCGCCCTGCCCACCATGATCGTCGTGATGGTCTGGTCCGCCGTCCCCGTCGCGATGCTCCTCTACCTGACCGGCCTCCAGTCCCTGGACGGCTCCCTGCTGGAAGCCGCCCAGATCGACGGCGCCGGCTGGCTGCGCTCCACGACGACCATCGTGTGGCCGCTCATGAAGCCCATCACCGTCGTCGTGATCCTGCTGAACGTCCGCGACTCCCTCCAGGGCTTCCAGTCCTTCCTGATCATGACCAACGGCGGCCCCGGCGACTCCACCAGCGTGCTCGGCCTGGAGACGTACCGCCTCGCCTTCCTCAACGAGCTGTCCCCGACGCTCGGTCTGGCCAGCGCCCTTGGCTGGCTCCTGTTCATCGCGGCCCTCGTCGTCGCCTTCATCAACCAGCGGGCCATGAGGAGGATGGGATGA